The following coding sequences are from one Streptomyces dengpaensis window:
- a CDS encoding MurR/RpiR family transcriptional regulator, translated as MGVTDSPAARLQTLFEGHRLTPTQRRIAHSMVRRAADVPFLSSVELAELAGVSQPSVTRFAVALGFDGYPALRKYLREVAPAEPAADAASYNEYQQAVEAEIENLKHLAEVLADPRPVAKAGRLLAASRPLPVLGLRAAAAQAYGFAYFAAKVHPDVRLLHEGGTMLQDRIDAAVRAGATTLLCFALPRHPREVVDSLAYAKEAGLTVVTVADSAFAPVAKVSDLLLPAAVGTGLAFDTACAPMLLGRVLLEAMCDDLPDAQARLEEFDTGAAARGLFVE; from the coding sequence ATGGGTGTGACCGACAGTCCCGCCGCGCGGCTTCAGACGCTCTTCGAGGGGCACCGGCTGACCCCGACCCAGCGGCGCATCGCGCACAGCATGGTGCGCCGCGCCGCCGACGTGCCGTTCCTGTCCAGCGTCGAGCTGGCCGAGCTCGCCGGAGTCAGCCAGCCGTCGGTCACCCGCTTCGCCGTCGCGCTCGGCTTCGACGGCTACCCGGCGCTGCGCAAGTACCTGCGCGAGGTCGCGCCCGCGGAACCGGCCGCGGACGCCGCCTCGTACAACGAGTACCAGCAGGCCGTCGAGGCCGAGATCGAGAACCTGAAGCATCTCGCGGAGGTGCTCGCCGACCCGCGCCCGGTCGCGAAGGCGGGCCGCCTGCTCGCCGCGTCCCGCCCGCTCCCGGTGCTCGGCCTGCGGGCCGCCGCCGCCCAGGCGTACGGCTTCGCGTACTTCGCCGCCAAGGTCCACCCCGACGTACGGCTGCTGCACGAGGGCGGCACGATGCTCCAGGACCGCATCGACGCCGCCGTACGCGCCGGGGCCACGACCCTGCTGTGTTTCGCCCTGCCACGGCACCCGCGCGAGGTCGTCGACTCCCTGGCGTACGCGAAGGAGGCCGGCCTGACGGTCGTCACGGTCGCGGACTCCGCCTTCGCGCCGGTGGCGAAGGTCTCCGACCTCCTGCTCCCCGCCGCAGTCGGCACCGGCCTCGCCTTCGACACGGCCTGCGCCCCGATGCTCCTCGGCCGCGTCCTCCTGGAGGCGATGTGCGACGACCTGCCGGACGCGCAGGCGAGGCTGGAGGAGTTCGACACGGGGGCGGCTGCCCGCGGCCTGTTCGTGGAGTAG
- a CDS encoding ABC transporter permease: MTIDWSWLADHTDDLTTLTVSHLQAALSAVFFGLLISLPLAVIAHRIRPLRGLLLGLSNVLFTIPSIAIFVLLLPVSGLTRTTTVIGLTIYTLVVLLRNTVEGLDSVPVKTKEAAKAMGTRPLRTLLTVELPLALPVIMAGVRIATVMSISLVSVATYIGDGGLGQLFTDGFQRNFPTPVIVGVVLTLLLALVADALLVAIQYVLTPWTRRRA; the protein is encoded by the coding sequence ATGACCATCGACTGGTCATGGCTGGCCGACCACACCGACGACCTCACCACCCTCACCGTCTCCCACCTCCAAGCCGCGCTCTCCGCCGTCTTCTTCGGCCTGCTGATCTCCCTCCCCCTGGCCGTGATCGCCCACCGGATCCGCCCCCTGCGCGGCCTCCTCCTCGGGCTCTCGAACGTGCTGTTCACGATCCCGTCGATCGCGATCTTCGTCCTCCTGCTGCCGGTGAGCGGGCTGACCCGCACCACCACCGTCATCGGCCTGACGATCTACACCCTGGTCGTCCTGCTCCGGAACACGGTCGAGGGCCTCGACTCGGTCCCGGTGAAGACCAAGGAAGCCGCGAAGGCGATGGGCACACGCCCCCTGCGCACCCTCCTGACCGTCGAACTCCCCCTCGCCCTCCCCGTGATCATGGCGGGGGTGCGGATCGCGACGGTCATGTCGATCTCGCTGGTCTCCGTCGCCACGTACATCGGCGACGGCGGACTCGGCCAGCTCTTCACCGACGGCTTCCAGCGCAACTTCCCGACGCCGGTGATCGTCGGCGTCGTTCTGACGCTCCTGCTGGCCCTGGTCGCGGACGCGCTGCTGGTCGCGATCCAGTACGTACTCACCCCGTGGACGAGGCGGCGAGCCTGA
- a CDS encoding ABC transporter substrate-binding protein, protein MNRRTLLGGLLATASVPALAACSSGITSLDGEGNAAAGGGSSKDGITIGTANFTENQVLGYLYAAVLEAAGVKTTVRPNLGTREILIPALKGGDIDLLPEYQGALLHYLAPKSKATEEGEMQNALAVALPAGLQILPYGMAEDSDAFAVTRETAKKYGLTSLADLKKQNGKLVIGAAPEVKKREVGAVGLKDVYGVEFKEFKSLDSSGPLVKGALKKGDVDVANLFTTDTDIQANDWVVLSDPENLIPGQHIVPLIADRKADSTVRKALARLGNILTTAQLTELNRQVDKDKKDPEDVANAYAAQHGLAK, encoded by the coding sequence ATGAACCGACGTACTCTCCTCGGCGGCCTGCTCGCCACCGCCTCCGTCCCCGCCCTGGCCGCGTGCAGCAGCGGGATCACCTCGCTCGACGGCGAGGGCAACGCCGCCGCGGGCGGCGGCTCCAGCAAGGACGGCATCACCATCGGCACCGCCAACTTCACCGAGAACCAGGTGCTGGGCTACCTGTACGCCGCCGTCCTGGAAGCGGCGGGCGTCAAGACGACGGTCCGCCCCAACCTCGGCACCCGCGAGATCCTCATCCCCGCGCTCAAGGGCGGCGACATCGACCTGCTCCCCGAGTACCAGGGCGCCCTGCTCCACTACCTCGCCCCCAAGTCGAAGGCCACGGAGGAGGGCGAGATGCAGAACGCCCTCGCCGTCGCGCTCCCGGCGGGCCTCCAGATCCTCCCCTACGGGATGGCCGAGGACTCGGACGCCTTCGCGGTCACCCGGGAGACCGCGAAGAAGTACGGCCTGACCTCACTCGCCGACCTGAAGAAGCAGAACGGCAAGCTGGTCATCGGCGCGGCGCCCGAGGTGAAGAAGCGCGAGGTCGGCGCGGTGGGCCTGAAGGACGTGTACGGCGTCGAGTTCAAGGAGTTCAAGTCCCTCGACTCCTCCGGCCCGTTGGTCAAGGGCGCCTTGAAGAAGGGCGACGTGGACGTGGCGAACCTCTTCACCACCGACACCGACATCCAGGCCAACGACTGGGTGGTCCTGTCCGACCCCGAGAACCTCATCCCCGGCCAGCACATCGTCCCCCTGATCGCCGACCGCAAGGCCGACTCCACGGTCCGCAAGGCCCTCGCCAGGCTCGGCAACATCCTCACCACGGCCCAGCTCACCGAACTCAACCGCCAGGTGGACAAGGACAAGAAGGACCCGGAGGACGTGGCGAACGCGTACGCCGCGCAGCACGGGCTGGCCAAGTGA
- a CDS encoding ABC transporter ATP-binding protein, whose product MIQFDTVHKRFPNGTTAVHDLSLDMPEGGVTVLVGSSGCGKTTTLRMINRMVDPTSGTIRVGGKDVLDQDAAELRRSIGYVIQQSGLFPHRTVLDNIATVPLLLGWGRKKARTRAAELLETVGLSADAGKRFPHQLSGGQQQRVGVARALAADPPVLLMDEPFGAVDPVVRTQLQDELLRLQKELSKTIVFVTHDIDEAVRLGDQIAVFRTGGHLVQCATPAELLARPADDFVADFLGAERGLKLLSLTTLKDVPQGPAPESGAWTLVLDEARRPLHWRTADTGTGTAAGTELPVRPLKDTDSLLSALNESIASPTGLVARVDANGALTGVTSRDDIHKHAGQAHTTASVAI is encoded by the coding sequence ATGATCCAGTTCGACACGGTCCACAAGCGCTTCCCGAACGGCACGACAGCCGTCCACGACCTCTCCCTCGACATGCCGGAAGGCGGCGTGACCGTCCTCGTCGGATCTTCCGGTTGCGGTAAGACGACCACCCTGCGGATGATCAACCGGATGGTCGATCCGACCTCCGGAACCATCCGCGTCGGCGGCAAGGACGTCCTCGATCAGGACGCCGCCGAGCTGCGCCGCTCCATCGGCTACGTCATCCAGCAGTCGGGCCTCTTCCCGCACCGCACGGTGCTCGACAACATCGCCACCGTGCCCCTCCTCCTGGGCTGGGGCCGCAAGAAGGCCCGGACGCGCGCGGCCGAACTCCTGGAAACCGTCGGCCTCAGCGCCGACGCCGGCAAGCGGTTCCCGCACCAGCTCTCCGGCGGCCAGCAGCAGCGCGTCGGCGTCGCCCGCGCGCTCGCCGCCGACCCGCCCGTCCTCCTCATGGACGAGCCCTTCGGCGCGGTCGACCCGGTCGTACGCACCCAGCTCCAGGACGAACTGCTCCGTCTGCAGAAGGAGCTGAGCAAGACCATCGTCTTCGTCACGCACGACATCGACGAGGCGGTACGGCTCGGCGACCAGATCGCGGTCTTCCGCACCGGCGGCCACCTGGTGCAGTGCGCGACGCCCGCGGAACTGCTGGCCCGCCCCGCGGACGACTTCGTGGCGGACTTCCTGGGCGCGGAGCGCGGGCTCAAGCTGCTCTCCCTCACCACGCTCAAGGACGTCCCGCAGGGCCCGGCCCCCGAGAGCGGCGCCTGGACCCTCGTCCTCGACGAGGCGCGCAGACCGCTGCACTGGCGCACGGCCGACACCGGCACCGGCACCGCCGCCGGCACCGAACTCCCCGTACGGCCGCTCAAGGACACCGACTCCCTGCTGTCGGCGCTCAACGAGTCCATCGCCTCCCCCACCGGCCTCGTGGCACGTGTCGATGCGAACGGCGCCCTCACCGGCGTCACCTCCCGCGACGACATCCACAAGCACGCCGGCCAGGCCCACACCACCGCGAGCGTGGCCATATGA
- a CDS encoding acetyl-CoA C-acetyltransferase, with the protein MPEAVIVSAARSPIGRAFKGSLKDVRPDDLTATIIETALAKVPELDPKDIDDLMLGCGLPGGEQGHNLGRIVAVQMGMDHLPGCTITRYCSSSLQTSRMALHAIKAGEGDVFISAGVEMVSRSVKGTSDGLPDTHNPLFADAEARTAAVAQTEGSTWHDPREDGLIPDAYIAMGQTAENLARLKGVTRQDMDEFGVRSQNLAEEAIKNGFWEREITPITTPDGTVVSKDDGPRAGVTLEGVQGLKPVFRPDGMVTAGNCCPLNDGAAALVIMSDTKARELGLTPLARIVSTGVTGLSPEIMGLGPVEASKQALRRAGLTVDDIDLFEINEAFAAQVIPSYRDLNIPLDKLNVNGGAIAVGHPFGMTGARITGTLINSLQFHDKQFGLETMCVGGGQGMAMVIERLS; encoded by the coding sequence ATGCCCGAAGCCGTGATCGTCTCAGCCGCCCGCTCCCCGATCGGCCGCGCCTTCAAGGGCTCCCTGAAGGACGTACGCCCCGACGACCTGACCGCCACGATCATCGAGACCGCCCTCGCCAAGGTCCCCGAGCTGGACCCGAAGGACATCGACGACCTGATGCTCGGCTGCGGCCTCCCCGGCGGCGAGCAGGGCCACAACCTCGGCCGCATCGTCGCCGTACAGATGGGCATGGACCACCTCCCGGGCTGCACCATCACCCGGTACTGCTCCTCTTCCCTCCAGACCTCCCGCATGGCCCTGCACGCCATCAAGGCGGGCGAGGGCGACGTCTTCATCTCGGCGGGCGTGGAGATGGTGTCCCGCTCCGTCAAGGGCACCTCCGACGGCCTGCCCGACACCCACAACCCCCTCTTCGCCGACGCGGAGGCCCGCACCGCCGCCGTCGCGCAGACGGAGGGTTCGACCTGGCACGACCCGCGCGAGGACGGCCTGATCCCGGACGCGTACATCGCGATGGGCCAGACCGCCGAGAACCTGGCCCGCCTGAAGGGCGTCACCCGCCAGGACATGGACGAGTTCGGTGTCCGCTCCCAGAACCTCGCCGAGGAAGCCATCAAGAATGGCTTCTGGGAGCGCGAGATCACCCCGATCACCACCCCCGACGGCACGGTCGTCAGCAAGGACGACGGCCCGCGCGCCGGCGTCACCCTGGAGGGCGTCCAGGGCCTGAAGCCGGTCTTCCGCCCGGACGGCATGGTCACGGCCGGCAACTGCTGCCCGCTCAACGACGGCGCCGCCGCGCTCGTCATCATGAGTGACACCAAGGCCCGCGAGCTGGGCCTGACCCCGCTCGCCCGCATCGTCTCGACCGGCGTCACCGGCCTGTCGCCCGAGATCATGGGCCTCGGCCCGGTGGAGGCGAGCAAGCAGGCGCTGCGGCGCGCCGGCCTGACCGTCGACGACATCGACCTGTTCGAGATCAACGAGGCGTTCGCCGCCCAGGTGATCCCGAGCTACCGCGACCTGAACATCCCGCTGGACAAGCTGAACGTGAACGGCGGCGCCATCGCCGTCGGCCACCCCTTCGGCATGACCGGCGCCCGCATCACCGGCACGCTCATCAACAGCCTCCAGTTCCACGACAAGCAGTTCGGCCTGGAGACGATGTGCGTCGGCGGCGGCCAGGGCATGGCGATGGTCATCGAGCGCCTCAGCTGA
- a CDS encoding carbonic anhydrase, with amino-acid sequence MPSNRRALLAAATTALTATPAVLAATAAHPPPPRHTHPPPHPTTARAALAELLAGNRRYAAGRSRHPHEERARRQVLAAEQHPFAVVVGCIDSRVPPELVFDQGLGDLLCTRTAGQVLDKAVLGSIQYGVAELRIPLVLVLGHERCGAVAATLEYLRTGAPVPGHLALLVDGIAPAALRTRTARGDWADHTARAHTVRVRDAIRADPAFASAEVAAAWFDLDTGRVALLP; translated from the coding sequence ATGCCCTCGAACCGCAGGGCCCTGCTGGCGGCGGCCACCACCGCGCTCACCGCGACCCCGGCCGTCCTGGCCGCCACCGCAGCACATCCACCCCCGCCCCGGCACACGCACCCACCCCCACACCCGACGACCGCCCGCGCGGCCCTCGCCGAACTCCTCGCGGGCAACCGGCGGTACGCCGCCGGGCGCTCTCGTCATCCGCACGAGGAGCGCGCCCGGCGGCAGGTCCTCGCGGCCGAGCAGCACCCGTTCGCGGTCGTCGTCGGGTGCATCGACTCCCGCGTGCCGCCCGAGCTGGTCTTCGACCAAGGGCTCGGGGACCTGCTCTGCACCCGGACCGCGGGCCAAGTGCTGGACAAGGCGGTGCTCGGGTCCATCCAGTACGGGGTGGCCGAGCTACGCATTCCGTTGGTGCTGGTGCTGGGCCACGAGCGATGCGGTGCGGTCGCGGCGACGCTTGAGTATCTCCGTACGGGGGCGCCGGTGCCGGGGCATCTCGCCCTGCTGGTGGACGGGATAGCCCCTGCGGCGCTGCGGACCCGGACCGCGCGCGGAGACTGGGCGGATCACACCGCACGGGCCCATACCGTGCGGGTGCGGGACGCGATCCGGGCGGATCCGGCGTTCGCCTCGGCCGAGGTCGCCGCCGCGTGGTTCGATCTCGACACCGGGCGCGTGGCGTTGCTGCCCTGA
- a CDS encoding cystathionine beta-synthase — translation MQFHDSMISLVGNTPLVRLNNVTAGIQATVLAKVEYFNPGGSVKDRIALRMIEAAEESGALKPGGTIVEPTSGNTGVGLAIVAQQKGYKCIFVCPDKVSTDKINVLRAYGAEVVVCPTAVDPEHPDSYYNVSDRLVRETPGAWKPDQYSNPNNPLSHYHSTGPELWEQTEGKITHFVAGVGTGGTISGTGRYLKDASDGKVKVIGADPEGSVYSGGSGRPYLVEGVGEDFWPTAYDRTVADEIVAVSDKDSFQMTRRLAKEEGLLVGGSCGMAVVAALRVAERLGPDDVVVVLLPDSGRGYLSKIFNDEWMADYGFLEDAGPSARVADVLNDKAGGSIPSLVHMHPDETVGEAIEVLREYGVSQMPIVKPGAGHPDVMAAEVVGSVVERELLDALFAQRASLEDPLEKHMSPPLPQVGSGEPVGDLMSVLGDADAAIVLVEGKPTGVVSRQDLLSFLAKGGAKQ, via the coding sequence GTGCAATTCCACGACTCGATGATCAGTCTCGTCGGCAACACCCCGCTGGTGAGGCTCAACAACGTGACCGCGGGCATCCAGGCGACCGTCCTGGCGAAGGTTGAGTACTTCAACCCCGGCGGGTCCGTGAAGGACCGTATCGCCCTGCGCATGATCGAGGCCGCGGAGGAGAGCGGCGCCCTCAAGCCGGGGGGCACGATCGTCGAGCCGACCAGCGGGAACACCGGTGTCGGGCTGGCCATCGTGGCGCAGCAGAAGGGGTACAAGTGCATCTTCGTGTGCCCCGACAAGGTCTCCACCGACAAGATCAACGTGCTGCGCGCGTACGGTGCCGAAGTCGTCGTCTGCCCGACCGCCGTCGACCCCGAGCACCCGGACTCGTACTACAACGTCTCCGACCGGCTGGTGCGCGAGACGCCCGGCGCCTGGAAGCCCGACCAGTACTCCAACCCGAACAACCCGCTCTCGCACTATCACTCCACCGGCCCCGAGCTGTGGGAGCAGACGGAGGGCAAGATCACCCATTTCGTGGCGGGTGTGGGGACGGGCGGAACCATCTCCGGTACGGGCCGCTACCTGAAGGACGCCAGTGACGGCAAGGTGAAGGTCATCGGCGCCGACCCCGAGGGCTCCGTGTACTCCGGCGGCTCCGGACGGCCGTATCTGGTCGAGGGCGTCGGCGAGGACTTCTGGCCGACCGCGTACGACCGTACGGTCGCCGACGAGATCGTCGCCGTGTCCGACAAGGACTCCTTCCAGATGACGCGGCGGCTCGCCAAGGAGGAGGGCCTGCTCGTCGGCGGCTCCTGCGGCATGGCCGTCGTCGCCGCGCTGCGCGTGGCCGAGCGGCTCGGGCCCGATGACGTCGTCGTCGTGCTGCTTCCCGACAGCGGGCGCGGCTACCTCAGCAAGATCTTCAACGACGAGTGGATGGCCGACTACGGCTTCCTGGAGGACGCGGGCCCGAGCGCCCGCGTCGCCGACGTGCTGAACGACAAGGCCGGCGGCTCCATCCCCTCCCTCGTCCATATGCACCCGGACGAGACCGTCGGCGAGGCCATCGAGGTGCTGCGCGAGTACGGCGTCTCGCAGATGCCTATCGTGAAGCCGGGCGCCGGTCACCCGGACGTGATGGCCGCCGAGGTCGTCGGGTCCGTCGTCGAACGCGAGCTGCTCGACGCGCTGTTCGCCCAGCGGGCCTCCCTGGAGGACCCGCTGGAGAAGCACATGTCGCCGCCGCTGCCGCAGGTCGGCTCCGGCGAGCCGGTCGGCGACCTGATGTCCGTGCTCGGTGACGCCGACGCCGCGATCGTCCTGGTCGAGGGCAAGCCCACCGGTGTCGTCAGCCGTCAGGACCTGCTGTCCTTCCTTGCCAAGGGCGGCGCCAAGCAGTAG
- a CDS encoding ABC transporter permease produces the protein MYELFKNLGNWLVTGDRWSGTDGIAHRLAEHLQYSLLATLVAAAIALPVGLLIGHTGRGAFLAINLSSFGRALPTVGLVVLVFLASGLSMWPVYIALVALAVPSIVTNTYAGMTAVDQDVKDAARGQGMRAHQVLFQVELPLALPLIMTGLRLALIQVVATATIAAYVSFGGLGRYVFDGLAQRDLVQVLGGAVLVAVLAVVLDLALSALQRVLFRHRPA, from the coding sequence ATGTACGAACTCTTCAAGAACCTCGGCAACTGGCTGGTCACCGGCGACCGGTGGTCCGGCACGGACGGCATCGCGCACCGCCTCGCCGAACACCTCCAGTACTCGCTGCTCGCCACGCTCGTCGCGGCCGCCATCGCGCTGCCGGTCGGCCTGCTGATCGGCCACACCGGACGCGGCGCCTTCCTCGCGATCAACCTCTCCTCCTTCGGCCGCGCCCTGCCGACGGTCGGCCTGGTCGTCCTCGTCTTCCTGGCGAGCGGTCTGTCGATGTGGCCGGTGTACATCGCGCTGGTCGCCCTCGCGGTCCCGTCGATCGTGACGAACACGTACGCGGGCATGACCGCCGTCGACCAGGATGTGAAGGACGCGGCACGCGGCCAGGGCATGCGCGCCCACCAGGTGCTGTTCCAGGTCGAGTTGCCCCTCGCACTCCCCCTGATCATGACGGGCCTGCGGCTCGCGCTGATCCAGGTGGTCGCGACGGCCACGATCGCCGCGTACGTCTCCTTCGGCGGCCTCGGCCGCTACGTCTTCGACGGCCTCGCCCAGCGCGACCTGGTGCAGGTGCTCGGCGGCGCGGTGCTCGTGGCCGTGCTCGCCGTCGTCCTCGACCTCGCCCTGTCCGCGCTCCAGCGCGTCCTCTTCCGCCACCGCCCCGCCTAG
- a CDS encoding aromatic amino acid ammonia-lyase — MSSRNVDVTSADAAGLVVLDGVSAGVDDIVRLADGRARPVPGTDALKRVEESWGVARQIAATGRVYGRSTGVGANRNEDVPTEAAAGHGLRLLRSHAGAIGEELPARQVRAMLAVRANQLLAGGAGLRPSVVTALCEALESGAYPAVNEFGSVGTGDIAALAQVGLALAGEHPWRKAERSPWRESRGPAGLDSEAPAWWESEVPAWRGSGAPEPQPLDNNDALALISSNALTLGQATLALNELRGLIGATQVVAALSLLAVDGSHEAYAAPVHAARPHKGSAEVARRMRELIGAADRPTPPLGRIQDPYGFRCIPQIHGPAHDAADALEAVLTVEINAAAENPLISPEDMAAYHHGGFYQAQLALSLDHFRLAVTQVARLSTSRLSTLNEPAYTRLRPFLADHEPASSGVMILEYAAGAALGDLRAFSAPASLGHAVLSRGVEEQASFASLAARQTLRACGAYRLVVGCELVAAVRALRQRDLRPDPDLPAGRALELAESVLDPDQADRPLTDDVTAAAALLDRFTDIWRGSTS; from the coding sequence ATGTCGTCTCGGAATGTGGATGTGACGTCTGCGGACGCGGCGGGCCTCGTGGTCCTGGACGGGGTCAGCGCCGGCGTCGACGACATCGTGCGCCTGGCCGACGGGCGCGCGCGGCCGGTCCCCGGCACCGATGCGCTGAAGCGGGTCGAGGAGTCCTGGGGCGTGGCCCGGCAGATTGCCGCGACCGGCCGAGTCTACGGTCGCTCCACCGGCGTCGGCGCCAACCGGAATGAGGACGTGCCGACCGAGGCCGCCGCCGGACACGGCCTGCGACTGCTGCGCAGCCATGCCGGAGCCATCGGGGAGGAGCTCCCCGCCCGCCAGGTCCGCGCCATGCTCGCCGTCCGTGCCAACCAGCTCCTGGCGGGCGGCGCGGGCCTGCGCCCCAGCGTCGTCACGGCGCTGTGCGAGGCGCTGGAGAGCGGGGCGTATCCCGCGGTGAACGAGTTCGGATCCGTGGGCACGGGGGACATCGCGGCCCTGGCGCAGGTGGGCCTCGCGCTGGCGGGGGAGCATCCCTGGCGGAAAGCGGAGCGGTCTCCGTGGCGGGAATCGAGGGGGCCGGCAGGGCTGGACTCGGAGGCGCCCGCGTGGTGGGAGTCGGAGGTCCCCGCGTGGCGGGGATCAGGCGCTCCTGAACCCCAGCCCCTCGACAACAACGACGCCCTCGCGCTCATCAGCAGCAACGCCCTCACGCTCGGGCAGGCCACGCTCGCGTTGAACGAGCTGCGCGGTCTGATCGGGGCCACGCAGGTCGTGGCCGCGCTGTCGCTGCTGGCCGTCGACGGCTCGCACGAGGCGTACGCGGCGCCCGTGCATGCCGCCCGCCCGCACAAGGGGTCGGCCGAAGTGGCGCGGCGGATGCGGGAGTTGATCGGTGCCGCGGACCGGCCGACGCCACCGCTCGGGCGGATCCAGGACCCGTACGGCTTCCGGTGCATCCCGCAGATCCACGGGCCCGCGCACGACGCCGCCGACGCACTGGAGGCAGTCCTCACGGTGGAGATCAACGCCGCCGCCGAGAACCCCCTCATCTCGCCCGAGGACATGGCCGCGTACCACCACGGCGGCTTCTACCAGGCCCAACTCGCCCTCTCCCTCGATCACTTCAGGCTGGCCGTGACGCAGGTCGCGCGCCTGTCCACCTCCCGTCTCTCCACCCTCAACGAACCCGCCTACACCCGGCTGCGCCCCTTCCTCGCCGACCACGAGCCCGCGTCCTCCGGCGTGATGATCCTGGAGTACGCCGCCGGTGCCGCCCTCGGTGACCTGCGGGCCTTCTCCGCGCCCGCCTCGCTCGGCCACGCTGTACTCTCCCGGGGCGTCGAGGAGCAGGCGAGTTTCGCCTCGCTCGCCGCCCGTCAGACACTGCGGGCGTGCGGCGCGTACCGTCTCGTCGTCGGCTGTGAACTGGTCGCCGCCGTACGGGCGCTGCGCCAGCGCGACCTGCGGCCCGACCCGGACCTGCCGGCGGGCCGCGCACTGGAACTGGCCGAGTCGGTCCTCGATCCGGACCAGGCCGACCGGCCGCTCACGGACGACGTGACAGCGGCGGCCGCGCTGCTCGACCGGTTCACGGACATCTGGAGGGGGAGCACGTCATGA
- a CDS encoding SGNH/GDSL hydrolase family protein — translation MSSLSRARVARRIAAGAAYGGGGIGLVGAAAVGLVLAEVQLAKRHVGNGHSGHAPRADGLYGYAYTGPDDPPLRLTMLGDSTAAGQGVHRARQTPGALLASGLAAVAEQPVELCNVAQPGAQSDDLDRQVGLALADPSRVPDVCVIMIGANDVTHRMPPTRSVRHLSAAVRRLRTAGAEVVVGTCPDLGTVEQVQQPLRWLARRASRQLAAAQTIGTVEQGGRTVSLGDLLGPEFEANPRELFGPDNYHPSAEGYATAAMAVLPTVCAALGLWPAEEERPDVSRREGFLPVARAAAEAASEPGTEVTAAMPTAPRGPWALLKRRRRRRLPATDPAPAGNL, via the coding sequence ATGTCGAGCTTGTCGAGGGCGAGGGTGGCTCGGCGCATCGCGGCGGGCGCTGCGTACGGCGGTGGTGGGATCGGCCTGGTCGGGGCGGCCGCCGTCGGACTGGTGCTGGCCGAGGTGCAGCTGGCGAAACGCCATGTGGGCAATGGGCACAGTGGACACGCGCCGCGCGCGGACGGCCTGTACGGGTACGCGTACACCGGTCCTGACGATCCGCCCCTCCGCCTGACAATGCTCGGCGACTCCACGGCCGCGGGCCAGGGCGTGCACCGCGCCCGCCAGACGCCGGGCGCGCTGCTGGCCTCCGGGCTCGCGGCGGTGGCGGAGCAGCCGGTGGAGCTGTGCAATGTGGCGCAGCCCGGGGCCCAGTCGGACGACCTGGACCGCCAGGTGGGGCTCGCCCTCGCGGACCCCTCGCGGGTGCCCGACGTCTGCGTGATCATGATCGGTGCGAACGACGTGACGCACCGGATGCCCCCGACGCGGTCGGTGCGTCATCTGTCCGCGGCGGTACGGCGGCTGCGTACCGCCGGTGCCGAGGTCGTCGTCGGCACCTGTCCCGACCTGGGGACGGTCGAGCAGGTACAGCAGCCGTTGCGATGGCTGGCGCGACGAGCGTCGCGCCAGCTCGCGGCCGCCCAGACGATCGGTACGGTCGAACAGGGCGGCCGCACGGTGTCGCTGGGCGACCTGCTGGGCCCGGAGTTCGAGGCGAACCCGCGGGAACTGTTCGGGCCCGACAACTATCACCCCTCGGCGGAGGGGTACGCGACGGCGGCGATGGCGGTCCTGCCGACGGTCTGCGCGGCGCTGGGCCTGTGGCCCGCCGAGGAGGAGCGCCCGGACGTCTCCCGCCGCGAGGGCTTCCTGCCGGTCGCCCGCGCGGCAGCCGAGGCGGCGTCCGAGCCCGGCACCGAGGTCACGGCCGCGATGCCCACGGCCCCCCGCGGCCCCTGGGCCCTCCTCAAACGCCGCCGCCGTCGCCGCCTCCCAGCCACGGACCCGGCCCCGGCCGGAAATCTCTAG